The Balearica regulorum gibbericeps isolate bBalReg1 chromosome 5, bBalReg1.pri, whole genome shotgun sequence genome window below encodes:
- the NRDE2 gene encoding nuclear exosome regulator NRDE2 isoform X1, which produces MALFPAFAGVAELGEPSAGTSESSRKELDWLSNPSFSTEDALLLHQRTTEVANLIPEKSPLISRTTSRSELSGERDTDESLKQSSKKRKKKKKKHHHYKKTKKKNKGDSSSSESDLDTKHINDKAAGSSRNHEKEAAGNLDKKTSNLTSNRFVWLDDIQTLTAETFRIDKKSDPTNWAYKSLYRGDIARYKRKGESCLGIDAKKQCITWDSSSSKGKQLQRRPERYFAKTNVKMLKTDGIPVCNKSSPSDSTAFISVFQMETDEPSDTTEVNPLGIYDPSTTVWLQGKGCKDADHEVVNTQQTTQEPGININSILITKVEEHNKKVRENPRDINAWMEFVSFQDELMRGPNLYASQGEQEVRRKSLKLILEKKLAILERAIESNPGNVELKLARLKICTEFWEPPALIKEWQKLIFLHPNNPELWKKYLLFCQSQFTTFSVSKINSLYGKCLTTLAAVRDGSMVSHPLLPGTEEAMLAIFIQQCHFLRQAGHSEKAVSLFQALIDFTFFKPDSVKDLPTRGQVEFFEPFWDSGEPRIGEKGARGWKAWMHQQEKGGWIALKPDDDDEEEIDEDQDIKDKTLPKWHIWLDIEYSREARQWLPWRPDKTKKETEEDCEDPERQVLFDDLGPSLIQLSNPDLQCQLLYSFLQFLGVPCTSKLFPSNLYIAMDENNIFDSVLSDEKPLTSFDFPLSGFNSIGHMDTMLRGRHHIGHYKEGEEFIQNVFHVLFLLFSGKEKSNLTICWLQYEISKVVQCLQTKNKKKLKAQGRKSKKLAKNLLKAPDNRNHLSLWKLYAYLEWLLGNIDDARKVFDTALCTAGTGGLKSPQICSLSLLYAQLEVELLESLEGAVMSRAVHILTKLAESGPYVPYSGQVLSVNVLKARKTYEHALQDYLSKTPFSDQDQVSDTNQLVNLVGCYALFQYLTLGIDAAVLIYAQTSEKLGAPGPQKCENTGENFGIQNFPTALEAVTLLHTNLLRFHMKISVYPLNPLREALTEALKRYPSNQSLWRSYIHIERKSHSASKARRFFDGVTRSTNSLEPWLFAIQAEQMRKKLIENVQRADVGEIHSTIPETGLTNRIVALFEHAVQSENGTHCPLLWRMYLNFLASLGKKEKSKGLFYKALQNCPWAKVLYMDAIEYFPDHLQETLDLMTEKELRVRVPMEELELLLEV; this is translated from the exons ATGGCCCTGTTCCCGGCTTTTGCCGGTGTCGCCGAGCTCGGGGAGCCCTCAGCCGGCACAAGCGAGAGCTCCAGGAAAG AATTGGACTGGCTTAGTAACCCAAGCTTCTCTACGGAAGATGCACTATTACTGCATCAGCGCACTACAGAAGTTGCAAATCTCATCCCTGAAAAATCACCACTAATAAG CAGGACTACTTCAAGATCAGAGTTGTCAGGGGAACGTGATACAGATGAGAGTCTGAAACAGTcaagtaagaaaaggaaaaagaaaaagaagaagcaTCACCACTataagaagacaaaaaagaaaaacaaaggggaCTCCAGTAGCAGCGAATCTGACCTGGACACTAAGCACATCAATGACAAAGCTGCAGGAAGTTCCAGAAATCatgaaaaggaagcagcaggaaa TCTAGATAAGAAAACATCCAATCTTACCAGCAATCGCTTTGTTTGGCTTGATGATATCCAGACTTTGACAGCAGAAACCTTCAGAATAGACAAGAAATCAGACCCCACAAACTGGGCCTACAAATCCCTGTATCGAGGGGATATAGCAAG gTATAAAAGGAAAGGGGAGTCCTGTCTTGGCATAGATGCAAAGAAACAGTGTATAACTTGGGACAGTTCTTCATCAAAAGGGAAGCAATTACAGAGGCGACCTGAGCGCTACTTCGCAAAGACCAATGTGAAGATGCTGAAGACAGATGGGATTCCTGTTTGCAATAAAAGTTCTCCGTCTGACTCAACTGCTTTTATATCAGTTTTCCAAATGGAAACTGATGAGCCTTCTGACACAACGGAGGTAAATCCTCTTGGGATTTATGATCCATCAACTACAGTGTGGCTACAAGGAAAAGGGTGCAAGGATGCAGACCATGAGGTTGTAAATACGCAGCAAACAACTCAAGAGCCTGGGATAAACATTAACTCCATTCTAATAACAAAAGTGGAAGAACATAACAAGAAAGTCAGAGAAAACCCAAGAGATATTAATGCTTGGAtggagtttgtttcttttcag gatGAATTAATGAGAGGACCTAACCTTTATGCCAGCCAGGGAGAGCAGGAAGTAAGAAGAAAATCACTGAAGTTAATCTTAGAAAAGAAACTGGCTATTTTAGAGAGGGCAATTGAAAGCAATCCAGGTAATGTGGAACTGAAACTTGCCAGGCTGAAGATTTGCACAGAATTCTGGGAACCACCAGCATTGATCAAGGAATGGCAGAAGCTAATTTTCTTACATCCCAATAATCCAGAGCTCTGGAAAAAGTATCTCCTCTTCTGTCAAAGTCAGTTCACtaccttttctgtttcaaaaatcaATAGTCTCTATGGAAAATGTTTGACTACATTGGCAGCTGTACGGGATGGGAGCATGGTATCACATCCTCTACTGCCTGGTACAGAAGAAGCTATGCTAG CTATATTTATTCAGCAGTGCCACTTTCTGAGACAGGCTGGCCATTCTGAGAAAGCAGTGTCTTTGTTTCAGGCTCTGATTGACTTCACCTTCTTTAAACCTGACAGTGTAAAAGATCTGCCAACAAGAGGACAG GTGGAATTCTTTGAACCCTTTTGGGATAGTGGAGAACCACGAATCGGAGAAAAAGGAGCAAGAGGCTGGAAAGCATGGATGCACCAACAAGAAAAGGGTGGCTGGATTGCTCTTAAGCCTG atgatgatgatgaagaagaGATAGATGAGGATCAAGACATAAAGGATAAAACTCTCCCCAAGTGGCATATTTGGTTGGATATTGAATATTCTCGTGAAGCAAGGCAATGGTTACCTTGGAGgccagacaaaaccaaaaaggaaactgaagaagATTGTGAAGATCCAGAAAGACAG gtATTATTTGATGATCTTGGACCATCTTTAATCCAGCTTTCTAATCCAGATCTTCAGTGTCAACTACTGTACTCATTTTTGCAATTCCTGGGAGTTCCATGTACAAGTAAACTCTTTCCTTCCAACCTCTATATTGCCATGGATGAAAATAACATCTTTGACAGCGTCCTTTCTGATGAAAAGCCACTGACTTCTTTTGATTTTCCACTTTCTGGATTCAACAGTATTGGTCATATGGACACGATGCTACGAGGGAGACATCACATAGGCCACTATAAAGAAGGAGAGGAGTTCATACAGAATGTTTTTCATGTTCTATTCCTGCtattttcaggaaaggaaaaatctaaCCTGACCATTTGTTGGTTACAGTATGAAATATCTAAG GTAGTTCAGTGtctccaaacaaaaaacaagaagAAGCTGAAAGCCCAAGGGAGGAAGAGTAAAAAGTTGGCAAAGAATCTCCTTAAAGCACCTGACAACCGAAACCACCTTTCTCTCTGGAAACTGTATGCCTACCTAGAATGGCTGCTCGGTAACATCGATGATGCCAGGAAGGTATTTGACACAGCTCTTTGCACGGCAGGGACAGGAGGACTGAAGAGTCCCCAGATCTGCAGCCTCAGTCTGCTTTATGCTCAGCTGGAAGTGGAACTACTAGAAAGTCTGGAAGGAGCTGTTATGTCACGTGCTGTTCATATATTGACCAAATTGGCTGAAAGTGGACCATATGTACCCTATAGCGGACAAGTGTTATCTGTGAATGTCTTGAAAGCTCGTAAAACGTATGAGCATGCACTGCAAGATTATTTAAGTAAAACACCATTTTCTGATCAGGATCAGGTCAGTGATACTAATCAGCTGGTGAACTTGGTAGGTTGTTATGCACTGTTCCAGTATTTGACTCTTGGGATTGATGCTGCAGTGTTAATATATGCACAGACTTCGGAAAAACTTGGAGCTCCTGGcccacagaaatgtgaaaatactgGAGAGAATTTTGGCATTCAAAATTTTCCCACTGCTCTTGAAGCTGTCACACTGCTGCATACAAATTTACTCAGATTCCACATGAAAATTAGCGTTTATCCTTTGAATCCTCTGCGAGAGGCACTAACAGAGGCTCTGAAACGGTATCCTAGCAACCAGTCTCTTTGGAGGTCATATATCCACATCGAAAGGAAGTCTCACAGTGCTAGCAAAGCACGAAGATTTTTTGATGGTGTCACAAGGTCTACTAATTCTTTAGAGCCGTGGCTGTTTGCAATCCAAGCAgagcagatgagaaaaaaactcATTGAGAATGTCCAGAG ggCAGATGTTGGTGAAATACATTCCACTATTCCTGAAACTGGGTTAACAAATCGGATTGTAGCTCTATTTGAACATGCAGTTCAGAGTGAAAATGGTACCCATTGTCCACTGCTGTGGAGAATGTATTTGAACTTTCTG GcttcactaggaaaaaaagaaaaaagtaaaggatTGTTTTATAAAGCCCTTCAAAACTGTCCTTGGGCAAAG GTACTCTATATGGATGCAATAGAGTACTTCCCTGATCATCTGCAAGAGACGCTTGATCTAATGACTGAAAAAGAATTGAGAGTGCGGGTGCCTATGGAAGAGCTGGAGCTACTATTAGAGGTTTAA
- the NRDE2 gene encoding nuclear exosome regulator NRDE2 isoform X2 — protein sequence MALFPAFAGVAELGEPSAGTSESSRKELDWLSNPSFSTEDALLLHQRTTEVANLIPEKSPLIRTTSRSELSGERDTDESLKQSSKKRKKKKKKHHHYKKTKKKNKGDSSSSESDLDTKHINDKAAGSSRNHEKEAAGNLDKKTSNLTSNRFVWLDDIQTLTAETFRIDKKSDPTNWAYKSLYRGDIARYKRKGESCLGIDAKKQCITWDSSSSKGKQLQRRPERYFAKTNVKMLKTDGIPVCNKSSPSDSTAFISVFQMETDEPSDTTEVNPLGIYDPSTTVWLQGKGCKDADHEVVNTQQTTQEPGININSILITKVEEHNKKVRENPRDINAWMEFVSFQDELMRGPNLYASQGEQEVRRKSLKLILEKKLAILERAIESNPGNVELKLARLKICTEFWEPPALIKEWQKLIFLHPNNPELWKKYLLFCQSQFTTFSVSKINSLYGKCLTTLAAVRDGSMVSHPLLPGTEEAMLAIFIQQCHFLRQAGHSEKAVSLFQALIDFTFFKPDSVKDLPTRGQVEFFEPFWDSGEPRIGEKGARGWKAWMHQQEKGGWIALKPDDDDEEEIDEDQDIKDKTLPKWHIWLDIEYSREARQWLPWRPDKTKKETEEDCEDPERQVLFDDLGPSLIQLSNPDLQCQLLYSFLQFLGVPCTSKLFPSNLYIAMDENNIFDSVLSDEKPLTSFDFPLSGFNSIGHMDTMLRGRHHIGHYKEGEEFIQNVFHVLFLLFSGKEKSNLTICWLQYEISKVVQCLQTKNKKKLKAQGRKSKKLAKNLLKAPDNRNHLSLWKLYAYLEWLLGNIDDARKVFDTALCTAGTGGLKSPQICSLSLLYAQLEVELLESLEGAVMSRAVHILTKLAESGPYVPYSGQVLSVNVLKARKTYEHALQDYLSKTPFSDQDQVSDTNQLVNLVGCYALFQYLTLGIDAAVLIYAQTSEKLGAPGPQKCENTGENFGIQNFPTALEAVTLLHTNLLRFHMKISVYPLNPLREALTEALKRYPSNQSLWRSYIHIERKSHSASKARRFFDGVTRSTNSLEPWLFAIQAEQMRKKLIENVQRADVGEIHSTIPETGLTNRIVALFEHAVQSENGTHCPLLWRMYLNFLASLGKKEKSKGLFYKALQNCPWAKVLYMDAIEYFPDHLQETLDLMTEKELRVRVPMEELELLLEV from the exons ATGGCCCTGTTCCCGGCTTTTGCCGGTGTCGCCGAGCTCGGGGAGCCCTCAGCCGGCACAAGCGAGAGCTCCAGGAAAG AATTGGACTGGCTTAGTAACCCAAGCTTCTCTACGGAAGATGCACTATTACTGCATCAGCGCACTACAGAAGTTGCAAATCTCATCCCTGAAAAATCACCACTAATAAG GACTACTTCAAGATCAGAGTTGTCAGGGGAACGTGATACAGATGAGAGTCTGAAACAGTcaagtaagaaaaggaaaaagaaaaagaagaagcaTCACCACTataagaagacaaaaaagaaaaacaaaggggaCTCCAGTAGCAGCGAATCTGACCTGGACACTAAGCACATCAATGACAAAGCTGCAGGAAGTTCCAGAAATCatgaaaaggaagcagcaggaaa TCTAGATAAGAAAACATCCAATCTTACCAGCAATCGCTTTGTTTGGCTTGATGATATCCAGACTTTGACAGCAGAAACCTTCAGAATAGACAAGAAATCAGACCCCACAAACTGGGCCTACAAATCCCTGTATCGAGGGGATATAGCAAG gTATAAAAGGAAAGGGGAGTCCTGTCTTGGCATAGATGCAAAGAAACAGTGTATAACTTGGGACAGTTCTTCATCAAAAGGGAAGCAATTACAGAGGCGACCTGAGCGCTACTTCGCAAAGACCAATGTGAAGATGCTGAAGACAGATGGGATTCCTGTTTGCAATAAAAGTTCTCCGTCTGACTCAACTGCTTTTATATCAGTTTTCCAAATGGAAACTGATGAGCCTTCTGACACAACGGAGGTAAATCCTCTTGGGATTTATGATCCATCAACTACAGTGTGGCTACAAGGAAAAGGGTGCAAGGATGCAGACCATGAGGTTGTAAATACGCAGCAAACAACTCAAGAGCCTGGGATAAACATTAACTCCATTCTAATAACAAAAGTGGAAGAACATAACAAGAAAGTCAGAGAAAACCCAAGAGATATTAATGCTTGGAtggagtttgtttcttttcag gatGAATTAATGAGAGGACCTAACCTTTATGCCAGCCAGGGAGAGCAGGAAGTAAGAAGAAAATCACTGAAGTTAATCTTAGAAAAGAAACTGGCTATTTTAGAGAGGGCAATTGAAAGCAATCCAGGTAATGTGGAACTGAAACTTGCCAGGCTGAAGATTTGCACAGAATTCTGGGAACCACCAGCATTGATCAAGGAATGGCAGAAGCTAATTTTCTTACATCCCAATAATCCAGAGCTCTGGAAAAAGTATCTCCTCTTCTGTCAAAGTCAGTTCACtaccttttctgtttcaaaaatcaATAGTCTCTATGGAAAATGTTTGACTACATTGGCAGCTGTACGGGATGGGAGCATGGTATCACATCCTCTACTGCCTGGTACAGAAGAAGCTATGCTAG CTATATTTATTCAGCAGTGCCACTTTCTGAGACAGGCTGGCCATTCTGAGAAAGCAGTGTCTTTGTTTCAGGCTCTGATTGACTTCACCTTCTTTAAACCTGACAGTGTAAAAGATCTGCCAACAAGAGGACAG GTGGAATTCTTTGAACCCTTTTGGGATAGTGGAGAACCACGAATCGGAGAAAAAGGAGCAAGAGGCTGGAAAGCATGGATGCACCAACAAGAAAAGGGTGGCTGGATTGCTCTTAAGCCTG atgatgatgatgaagaagaGATAGATGAGGATCAAGACATAAAGGATAAAACTCTCCCCAAGTGGCATATTTGGTTGGATATTGAATATTCTCGTGAAGCAAGGCAATGGTTACCTTGGAGgccagacaaaaccaaaaaggaaactgaagaagATTGTGAAGATCCAGAAAGACAG gtATTATTTGATGATCTTGGACCATCTTTAATCCAGCTTTCTAATCCAGATCTTCAGTGTCAACTACTGTACTCATTTTTGCAATTCCTGGGAGTTCCATGTACAAGTAAACTCTTTCCTTCCAACCTCTATATTGCCATGGATGAAAATAACATCTTTGACAGCGTCCTTTCTGATGAAAAGCCACTGACTTCTTTTGATTTTCCACTTTCTGGATTCAACAGTATTGGTCATATGGACACGATGCTACGAGGGAGACATCACATAGGCCACTATAAAGAAGGAGAGGAGTTCATACAGAATGTTTTTCATGTTCTATTCCTGCtattttcaggaaaggaaaaatctaaCCTGACCATTTGTTGGTTACAGTATGAAATATCTAAG GTAGTTCAGTGtctccaaacaaaaaacaagaagAAGCTGAAAGCCCAAGGGAGGAAGAGTAAAAAGTTGGCAAAGAATCTCCTTAAAGCACCTGACAACCGAAACCACCTTTCTCTCTGGAAACTGTATGCCTACCTAGAATGGCTGCTCGGTAACATCGATGATGCCAGGAAGGTATTTGACACAGCTCTTTGCACGGCAGGGACAGGAGGACTGAAGAGTCCCCAGATCTGCAGCCTCAGTCTGCTTTATGCTCAGCTGGAAGTGGAACTACTAGAAAGTCTGGAAGGAGCTGTTATGTCACGTGCTGTTCATATATTGACCAAATTGGCTGAAAGTGGACCATATGTACCCTATAGCGGACAAGTGTTATCTGTGAATGTCTTGAAAGCTCGTAAAACGTATGAGCATGCACTGCAAGATTATTTAAGTAAAACACCATTTTCTGATCAGGATCAGGTCAGTGATACTAATCAGCTGGTGAACTTGGTAGGTTGTTATGCACTGTTCCAGTATTTGACTCTTGGGATTGATGCTGCAGTGTTAATATATGCACAGACTTCGGAAAAACTTGGAGCTCCTGGcccacagaaatgtgaaaatactgGAGAGAATTTTGGCATTCAAAATTTTCCCACTGCTCTTGAAGCTGTCACACTGCTGCATACAAATTTACTCAGATTCCACATGAAAATTAGCGTTTATCCTTTGAATCCTCTGCGAGAGGCACTAACAGAGGCTCTGAAACGGTATCCTAGCAACCAGTCTCTTTGGAGGTCATATATCCACATCGAAAGGAAGTCTCACAGTGCTAGCAAAGCACGAAGATTTTTTGATGGTGTCACAAGGTCTACTAATTCTTTAGAGCCGTGGCTGTTTGCAATCCAAGCAgagcagatgagaaaaaaactcATTGAGAATGTCCAGAG ggCAGATGTTGGTGAAATACATTCCACTATTCCTGAAACTGGGTTAACAAATCGGATTGTAGCTCTATTTGAACATGCAGTTCAGAGTGAAAATGGTACCCATTGTCCACTGCTGTGGAGAATGTATTTGAACTTTCTG GcttcactaggaaaaaaagaaaaaagtaaaggatTGTTTTATAAAGCCCTTCAAAACTGTCCTTGGGCAAAG GTACTCTATATGGATGCAATAGAGTACTTCCCTGATCATCTGCAAGAGACGCTTGATCTAATGACTGAAAAAGAATTGAGAGTGCGGGTGCCTATGGAAGAGCTGGAGCTACTATTAGAGGTTTAA